A single region of the Actinomycetota bacterium genome encodes:
- the rpsP gene encoding 30S ribosomal protein S16, with protein MVKIRLMRVGAKKRPLYRVVVAESRSPRDGKFIEIIGQYDPVPNPSEISIDSDKALAWLNKGAQPTESTLALLKRTGIWTQYTASQPRKPKADPKARRGPVKGAAKGGAKA; from the coding sequence ATGGTCAAGATCCGTTTGATGCGCGTCGGTGCGAAGAAGCGACCGCTTTACCGCGTCGTCGTTGCCGAGTCGCGCTCGCCGCGCGACGGAAAGTTCATCGAGATAATCGGCCAGTACGACCCCGTGCCCAACCCGAGTGAGATCAGCATCGACTCGGACAAGGCCTTGGCGTGGCTCAACAAGGGGGCCCAGCCCACGGAGTCCACGCTGGCCCTGCTGAAGCGAACCGGAATCTGGACGCAGTACACCGCGTCCCAGCCCCGGAAGCCGAAAGCCGATCCCAAAGCGCGGCGTGGACCGGTGAAGGGCGCGGCCAAGGGCGGCGCCAAGGCGTGA
- a CDS encoding KH domain-containing protein: MKDILEFVAGYLVDDPSAVKVETLEGHRSVILQLHVAPEDMGKIIGRNGRVARALRTLIQAAATRDGRNAIVEIVQ, from the coding sequence ATGAAGGACATCCTCGAGTTCGTGGCCGGGTACCTCGTGGACGACCCGTCGGCCGTCAAGGTCGAGACGCTCGAGGGCCACCGTTCGGTGATCCTCCAGCTCCACGTGGCCCCCGAGGACATGGGGAAGATAATCGGCCGCAACGGACGGGTCGCCAGGGCGCTCCGGACGCTCATCCAGGCCGCAGCGACGCGCGATGGACGAAACGCGATCGTCGAGATCGTCCAGTAG
- the rimM gene encoding ribosome maturation factor RimM (Essential for efficient processing of 16S rRNA), translating into MGHVGKAVGLRGEVEVEVVSDDPERFRTGSVLLLGVDRQVTVRSSRRARGRHVVAFEEIGDREGAESLRGSDLSVPADRTRKLQPGEYWDHELVGCAVLLADGTEAGRVVDVLHMPAQDLLVVDSGGRERMVPLVADLVASVDTSSRTIVVNPIPGLLD; encoded by the coding sequence GTGGGCCACGTGGGCAAGGCAGTCGGCCTCCGAGGCGAGGTAGAGGTCGAGGTCGTATCCGACGACCCGGAGCGGTTCCGGACGGGGTCCGTCCTGCTTCTGGGGGTGGATCGTCAGGTGACCGTGCGCTCGTCCCGGCGCGCCCGGGGCCGCCACGTGGTCGCGTTCGAGGAGATCGGAGACCGAGAGGGGGCCGAAAGCCTTCGAGGATCGGACCTCAGCGTCCCCGCCGACAGGACCCGGAAGCTGCAGCCGGGCGAGTACTGGGACCACGAGCTGGTCGGATGCGCCGTCCTGTTGGCGGACGGGACCGAAGCCGGCAGGGTCGTGGACGTCCTGCACATGCCCGCCCAGGACCTGCTGGTGGTGGACTCCGGGGGCCGGGAGCGGATGGTCCCCCTGGTGGCAGACCTGGTCGCGTCCGTAGACACGTCCTCGCGGACCATCGTCGTCAACCCCATCCCCGGCCTCCTGGACTGA
- a CDS encoding class F sortase, with amino-acid sequence MTLPLGRLRRPLVLVASVAALATPALPEPAARRTYARVASPVGAAVTVTPPPAPTPTPVPEIVPTTIEMPSLAVSAPVVPVGIGPDGAMGTPGNAVDVAWWEGVPAGAGNALLAGHKDYNRRQGSFFRLKDLKPGDPVRVTGAQGVLEFKVEWVQQVSAEADAAEMLGDVGGPVLTLITCGGQFDRRIRHYRDRVVARAVLAA; translated from the coding sequence ATGACCCTGCCTCTGGGCCGCCTGCGCCGGCCCCTGGTCCTTGTTGCGTCCGTCGCGGCCCTGGCGACTCCGGCGCTGCCCGAACCGGCCGCGAGGCGGACCTACGCACGGGTTGCCTCGCCGGTGGGCGCGGCCGTGACCGTGACCCCGCCCCCGGCTCCGACGCCGACCCCCGTGCCGGAGATCGTCCCGACGACCATCGAGATGCCGTCGCTCGCCGTCAGCGCGCCGGTCGTGCCGGTGGGGATCGGCCCGGACGGTGCGATGGGAACCCCCGGCAACGCGGTGGACGTCGCCTGGTGGGAGGGGGTTCCGGCGGGTGCGGGAAATGCACTTCTCGCCGGGCACAAGGACTACAACCGCCGGCAGGGGTCCTTTTTCCGGCTCAAGGACCTCAAGCCGGGGGACCCGGTCCGCGTTACGGGGGCCCAGGGGGTCCTGGAGTTCAAGGTCGAGTGGGTGCAGCAGGTGAGTGCCGAGGCGGACGCCGCCGAGATGCTGGGGGACGTGGGGGGCCCGGTGCTGACCCTCATCACCTGCGGCGGGCAGTTCGACCGGCGAATCCGCCACTACCGCGACAGGGTTGTGGCGAGAGCGGTCCTGGCGGCCTAG